From a region of the Chiloscyllium punctatum isolate Juve2018m chromosome 1, sChiPun1.3, whole genome shotgun sequence genome:
- the rxfp3 gene encoding relaxin-3 receptor 1, with protein MDFDLIASSNRTAAAEHGYRLRAVTLAWLSAFNRSNESRAGEPLSGDLEAGGGSSAAARIIMSVVYSVVCALGLLGNLLVLYLMKSRRSWKKSSINLFVTGLAATDFQFVLTLPFWAVDTALDFSWPFGRLMCKLVSLVTVMNMYASVFFLTAMSIARYWSVASALKPRGKLSGCSAMWVSMVIWISAALASIPHAVFSTTTNVSNEELCVLKFPDHNGSNQFWLGLYQIQKVLLGFLIPLVLITVCYLLLLRYVTNRNISSSSASRRSRVTKSVTIVVLSFFLCWLPNQALTFWGVLVKLNAVQFSSEYYTAQSYVFPITVCLAHTNSCLNPILYCLMRREFRKALKGMFWRISSPTIIHMRPFTASTKPEQDEQRHVIIPKNPVQPPEVLYYPPGAVMCNGRYDILPANSVEPRY; from the coding sequence ATGGACTTCGACCTCATCGCCAGCAGCAACCGGACGGCGGCTGCGGAGCACGGCTACCGGCTCCGGGCCGTCACCCTCGCCTGGCTCTCCGCCTTCAACCGGAGCAACGAGTCCCGGGCGGGGGAGCCGCTGAGCGGTGACTTGGAGGCGGGGGGAGGCTCTTCGGCCGCCGCCCGCATTATCATGTCGGTGGTGTACTCGGTGGTGTGCGCCCTGGGGCTGCTCGGGAACCTGCTGGTGCTCTACCTGATGAAGAGCAGGCGGAGCTGGAAGAAATCCTCCATCAACCTGTTCGTCACTGGACTGGCGGCCACCGACTTCCAGTTCGTGCTGACCCTGCCCTTCTGGGCGGTGGACACGGCGCTGGACTTCAGCTGGCCCTTCGGCCGCCTCATGTGCAAGCTGGTCTCCCTGGTGACCGTCATGAACATGTACGCCAGCGTCTTCTTCCTGACCGCGATGAGCATCGCCCGCTACTGGTCGGTGGCGTCCGCCCTGAAGCCCAGGGGCAAGCTGAGCGGCTGCTCGGCCATGTGGGTCAGCATGGTGATCTGGATCTCCGCGGCTCTGGCCAGCATCCCGCACGCCGTcttctccaccaccaccaacGTCTCCAACGAGGAGTTGTGCGTGCTCAAGTTCCCGGACCACAACGGCTCCAACCAGTTCTGGCTGGGTCTCTATCAGATCCAGAAGGTACTGTTGGGCTTCCTCATCCCGCTAGTCCTCATCACGGTCTGCTACCTGCTCTTGCTGCGCTACGTGACCAACAGGAATATCAGCAGCTCCAGCGCCAGCCGGAGGTCCCGAGTCACCAAGTCTGTCACCATCGTGGTACTGTCCTTCTTTCTGTGCTGGCTGCCCAACCAGGCGCTGACCTTCTGGGGGGTCCTGGTCAAACTCAACGCCGTTCAGTTCAGCTCCGAGTACTACACCGCCCAGTCCTACGTTTTCCCCATCACCGTCTGCCTGGCTCACACTAACAGCTGCCTGAACCCCATCCTGTACTGCCTGATGAGAAGAGAGTTCCGCAAGGCGCTGAAGGGCATGTTCTGGAGGATCTCCTCCCCCACCATTATACACATGCGGCCCTTCACAGCCAGCACCAAGCCAGAGCAGGATGAGCAGAGGCATGTCATCATTCCGAAAAACCCCGTACAGCCGCCGGAAGTTTTGTATTACCCCCCGGGGGCTGTGATGTGCAATGGGCGATACGACATCTTGCCTGCCAACTCTGTGGAGCCCCGCTATTAA